A stretch of Lathyrus oleraceus cultivar Zhongwan6 chromosome 6, CAAS_Psat_ZW6_1.0, whole genome shotgun sequence DNA encodes these proteins:
- the LOC127097146 gene encoding 2-hydroxyisoflavanone dehydratase — protein sequence MASSTKEISRELPPLLRVYKDGTVERFLGSPIIPPIPLDPQTGVSSKDITISQNPLISARIHLPKLTNPTQKLPILVYYHGGAFCLESAFSFLHQRYLNIIASQSNVLVVSVEYRLAPEHPLPAAYDDGWFSLKWVTSHNIIDNSIATAEPWLIKHGDFDRFYIGGDTSGANIAHNLLLRVGNSITTGVESLPGDVKIKGAILAFPLFWSSKPVLSENIEGHEESSPMKVWNFVYPDAVNGIDNPLINPLASEALGLDTIGCPKMLVFVAGNDDLRDRGIWYYDAVKESGWKGDVELVHVEGEEHCFQIYHPETKNSVDMVKRIASFLV from the coding sequence ATGGCATCTTCAACCAAAGAGATATCCAGAGAGCTTCCACCTCTTCTCCGTGTCTACAAAGATGGAACAGTCGAACGTTTCTTAGGCTCTCCAATCATACCACCCATCCCTCTCGATCCACAAACAGGTGTTTCATCAAAAGACATAACCATCTCACAGAACCCATTAATCTCTGCTCGTATTCATCTCCCAAAACTCACCAACCCAACACAAAAGCTTCCAATCTTAGTTTACTATCATGGTGGTGCTTTTTGTCTTGAATCAGCTTTCTCTTTCCTCCACCAACGTTACCTCAATATTATAGCTTCACAATCAAACGTTCTTGTTGTTTCTGTTGAATATAGGCTTGCACCAGAACACCCTCTTCCTGCAGCATATGATGATGGTTGGTTTTCTCTCAAATGGGTCACTTCACATAACATAATCGACAACAGTATAGCCACAGCTGAACCGTGGCTAATCAAACACGGCGATTTCGATAGATTTTACATCGGTGGTGACACGTCCGGTGCAAATATTGCACACAATTTACTTCTTCGTGTTGGTAATAGTATTACCACCGGTGTTGAATCTTTACCTGGTGATGTGAAAATCAAAGGAGCAATACTAGCTTTTCCTTTGTTTTGGAGTTCAAAACCGGTTTTGTCAGAAAATATTGAAGGGCATGAAGAGAGTTCACCTATGAAGGTTTGGAATTTTGTGTATCCTGATGCAGTTAATGGAATTGATAATCCTTTGATTAATCCTTTGGCTTCTGAGGCTCTTGGATTGGACACGATTGGTTGTCCTAAGATGTTGGTTTTTGTTGCGGGGAATGATGATTTAAGAGACAGAGGGATTTGGTACTATGATGCTGTTAAGGAAAGTGGTTGGAAAGGTGATGTTGAACTTGTTCATGTTGAAGGTGAAGAACATTGTTTTCAGATTTATCATCCTGAAACTAAGAATTCTGTTGATATGGTGAAGCGTATTGCTTCATTTCTTGTTTAA